The Vicia villosa cultivar HV-30 ecotype Madison, WI unplaced genomic scaffold, Vvil1.0 ctg.000441F_1_1, whole genome shotgun sequence genome includes a window with the following:
- the LOC131628304 gene encoding uncharacterized mitochondrial protein AtMg00810-like, which yields MLLKQASRQWFEKLTAFLHSQGFVPAHADHTLFTKSTSTSFTALLVYVDDIILAGTSLTVFDDLKNALDRTFHIKDLGQLKFFLGLEVARSSKGITLCQRKYCLELLRDSGLSGCKPASTPLDASIRLHQDNSSDTI from the coding sequence ATGTTGTTAAAGCAAGCAAGTCGTCAGTGGTTTGAAAAACTCACTGCTTTTTTGCATTCTCAAGGTTTTGTTCCTGCTCATGCTGATCACACCTTGTTTACCAAGTCCACTTCAACATCATTCACAGCTCTTCTTGTTTATGTCGACGACATCATCCTGGCTGGTACATCCTTAACTGTGTTTGATGATTTGAAGAATGCATTGGATCGCACTTTTCACATTAAGGACCTGGGTCAGTTAAAATTCTTTCTTGGTCTTGAAGTGGCTCGTTCTTCCAAGGGCATTACATTATGTCAAAGAAAATATTGCTTGGAGCTTCTACGTGATTCAGGCCTTAGTGGCTGCAAGCCTGCTTCCACTCCTTTGGATGCTTCAATTCGCCTTCACCAAGACAATAGCTCTGATACCATATAA
- the LOC131628305 gene encoding uncharacterized protein LOC131628305, with product MSEGMKDLQNKREQLKQAETLLATNLTNTHYVAEVKRCKEEILKTMEAEEQILSQRAKVSWLKLGDGNNSYFHAIIKGKNKATGITALEDHAGKTLTEPKDIEAEVLRFYTELVGTNSNSLLHIDIDAMRKGPQLQYHHAEALTAPVTDLEILQALKSNGENKAPGIDGHINCALLTLIPKFPAAKHVKDLRPIACCTTLYKVISKILTNRLSKVIDTVVDYSQPAFIPGKKAYDTLEWQALEDIMREMSFPPKFIRWIMLRVMTVSYRYNINGHYSDYLPAKRGLRQGDPISPLLFVIAMEYLHRCLRKMQKNPAFKFHPKCGKLGIVNICFADDLMLFTRGDKISVTLLMATFKDFSAATGLRASPTKCKVYFGGVSEDVQQQILDTTGFAVFPMPKCVIKHIEAVCRSFKWSGGAEITRKAPVAWDKMCEPKNSRGLNITALKEWNVATMGKLTWNIQAKADKLWHKKLLTICTLAATGLVWFGWVFYNG from the exons ATGTCTGAAGGAATGAAAGACTTGCAGAATAAAAGAGAACAACTTAAACAAGCTGAAACCCTGCTAGCCACTAATCTCACCAATACACATTATGTAGCAGAGGTAAAAAGATGTAAGGAGGAGATACTGAAGACTATGGAGGCTGAAGAGCAGATTCTGAGTCAGAGGGCCAAAGTGAGTTGGTTGAAACTTGGGGATGGAAATAACTCTTATTTCCATGCCATTATTAAAGGGAAGAACAAAGCTACAGGTATAACTGCTTTGGAAGATCATGCAGGGAAAACTTTGACTGAACCTAAAGATATTGAGGCTGAAGTGTTGAGATTCTATACAGAATTGGTTGGCACTAACAGCAATTCACTCCTCCACATTGACATTGACGCTATGAGGAAAGGACCCCAACTACAATATCACCATGCTGAGGCTTTGACTGCTCCTGTTACAGACCTTGAGATCCTCCAAGCTTTGAAAAGTAATGGGGAGAACAAAGCTCCAGGTATAGATGG GCATATTAACTGTGCTTTACTTACTCTCATCCCCAAATTTCCTGCTGCAAAACATGTGAAGGACCTTAGGCCTATTGCTTGTTGTACTACCTTGTACAAAGTGATTTCAAAAATTCTGACCAATAGGCTTAGTAAAGTGATAGACACTGTGGTAGACTACAGCCAGCCAGCATTCATCCCTGGCAAA AAAGCATATGATACCCTAGAATGGCAGGCGCTTGAGGATATCATGAGAGAAATGAGTTTTCCCCCAAAATTCATTAGATGGATTATGCTCCGTGTCATGACTGTATCTTACAGGTACAATATTAATGGGCATTATAGTGATTATCTCCCAGCAAAGAGGGGCCTTAGACAAGGTGACCCAATTTCTCCCTTATTATTTGTGATAGCCATGGAGTATCTCCATAGATGCTTAAGGAAAATGCAGAAAAACCCTGCCTTTAAGTTCCATCCAAAATGTGGCAAGCTAGGTATtgttaacatttgttttgctGATGACTTAATGCTCTTTACAAGAGGTGATAAGATTTCTGTTACACTATTGATGGCAACCTTCAAGGACTTCTCTGCAGCCACTGGTCTTAGAGCTAGTCCCACTAAATGTAAAGTATATTTTGGGGGTGTGAGTGAGGATGTTCAGCAGCAAATTCTTGATACTACTGGTTTTGCA GTGTTTCCTATGCCTAAGTGTGTTATCAAACACATTGAGGCAGTATGCAGAAGTTTCAAATGGAGTGGTGGAGCCGAGATCACTAGGAAAGCTCCTGTTGCTTGGGACAAGATGTGTGAACCCAAGAATTCAAGAGGTTTGAATATCACTGCACTTAAGGAATGGAATGTGGCTACTATGGGCAAGTTAACATGGAACATTCAGGCAAAGGCAGACAAGCTATGG CACAAGAAACTATTGACCATCTGTACTTTGGCTGCCACTGGACTAGTATGGTTTGGCTGGGTATTCTACAATGGTTAG